Proteins from a single region of Antechinus flavipes isolate AdamAnt ecotype Samford, QLD, Australia chromosome 2, AdamAnt_v2, whole genome shotgun sequence:
- the KATNBL1 gene encoding KATNB1-like protein 1 yields the protein MASEAHNDRKRNFLHIEGHSIDLPRKRISDFTNKNMKEGKKSPKHLAAYTNRTVGYAVKSPDKLHKEAYYRKKVHHYFPNPCYRRKQFPRSRGCDMANKENELACAGHLPEKLRHEGRTFLLNASDSSSSQTESPSSKYSGFFTEVSQDHETMAQVLFSRNLRLNVALTFWRKRSISELVAYLVRIEDLGVVVDCLPVLTSSLQEEKQYISLGCCVDLLPLVKSLLKSKFEDYVIVGLNWLQAVIKRWWSELSANTEIAKDGNIHILKQQLSGLWKQENHLTLVPGYTGNIAKDVDAYLLQLH from the exons ATGGCATCTGAAGCCCACAATGATAGAAAACGGAACTTTTTGCATATTGAGGGCCATTCCATTGATCTTCCTAGGAAAAGGATCTCTGATTTCACTAATAAGAACATGAAGGAG GGAAAGAAATCTCCAAAACATTTGGCTGCTTATACAAATAG AACAGTTGGATACGCTGTGAAAAGTCCAGACAAACTACACAAAGAAGCATATTATAGAAAGAAAGTTCATCATTATTTTCCAAATCCTTGTTACAGAAGAAAACAGTTTCCTAGAAGCAGGGGCTGTGACAtggcaaataaagaaaatgaactgGCATGTGCAGGCCACCTGCCTGAAAAATTACGCCATGAAGGTCGTACATTTTTACTTAATGCCAGTGATTCTAGTTCTTCACAGACAGAAAGCCCATCATCAAAATATAGTGGATTTTTTACTGAG GTTTCTCAGGACCATGAGACAATGGCACAAGTTCTTTTCAGTAGAAATCTGAGGTTGAATGTAGCTTTAACTTTTTGGAGAAAGCGAAGTATAAGTGAACTAGTAGCCTATTTGGTGag GATAGAAGATCTTGGAGTAGTGGTAGATTGCCTTCCTGTGCTCACCAGCAG TTTACAGGAAGAAAAGCAGTACATTTCACTTGGCTGCTGTGTAGATCTGTTGCCTCTAGTAAAATCACTACTTAAAAGCAAATTTGAAGA ttatgtGATAGTTGGTTTGAACTGGCTTCAAGCAGTCATAAAAAGATGGTGGTCAGAACTGTCTGCTAATACAGAAATTGCAAAAGATGG aaatattcatattttaaaacaacaattaAGTGGATTGTGGAAACAAGAAAATCATCTTACTTTGGTCCCAGGATACACTGGTAATATAGCTAAG